A single region of the Streptomyces virginiae genome encodes:
- a CDS encoding transaldolase family protein, producing the protein MLSQPAAQLLEQLAAEGVSSWLVATGAREIVPASPSCRAAALLRGAVAPAADPAAVRRACDVLRGAFAASGGQQGRVSVPVDPRAAYDASALVAAARTTSGAVGRPNLLVRVPATTAGLSAMADCLAMSISVDADLVFCTERYEEFLDAYLTGMERALAAGRPLGRITAAASVPVGALDAEVDRRLPGSATPAAPAADLRGTAAVALARQLHRLREQRLSGDWWRVLRAAGAEPPSLVWTGVGPWHVGALVGWNTAQAASLEVLEAAGARGGLRGDTLLNTHGEARRAVEALEGLGIRMRDVARDLEVAELSRLRQAWPFTS; encoded by the coding sequence ATGTTGAGCCAACCCGCCGCCCAGCTGTTGGAACAGCTGGCGGCCGAGGGCGTGTCATCCTGGCTGGTCGCCACGGGTGCGCGGGAGATCGTGCCCGCCTCGCCGTCCTGCCGCGCCGCCGCGCTCCTACGGGGCGCGGTCGCGCCGGCCGCCGATCCGGCCGCCGTGCGCCGGGCCTGCGACGTCCTGCGGGGCGCCTTCGCGGCGAGCGGGGGACAGCAGGGCCGGGTGTCCGTTCCGGTGGATCCGCGCGCGGCGTACGACGCGTCGGCCCTGGTGGCGGCGGCCCGTACGACGAGCGGTGCGGTGGGGAGGCCCAATCTGCTGGTCCGGGTGCCGGCGACGACGGCCGGACTGTCCGCGATGGCGGACTGCCTGGCGATGTCCATCAGCGTGGACGCGGACCTCGTCTTCTGCACGGAACGGTACGAGGAGTTCCTCGACGCGTATCTCACCGGAATGGAGCGGGCCCTGGCGGCCGGCCGGCCGCTCGGCCGGATCACCGCCGCGGCCTCGGTGCCGGTGGGCGCCTTGGACGCGGAGGTCGACCGTCGGCTGCCGGGGTCGGCGACGCCCGCCGCACCGGCGGCGGACCTGCGGGGTACGGCCGCCGTGGCGCTGGCCCGGCAGCTCCACCGGCTGCGGGAGCAGCGGCTGAGCGGTGACTGGTGGCGGGTGCTGCGCGCCGCCGGGGCCGAGCCGCCGTCACTCGTCTGGACGGGCGTCGGGCCGTGGCACGTCGGTGCGTTGGTCGGCTGGAACACCGCGCAGGCCGCCTCCTTGGAGGTGCTGGAGGCGGCCGGCGCGCGCGGCGGGCTGCGGGGTGACACCTTGCTGAACACCCACGGGGAGGCCCGGCGCGCGGTGGAGGCCCTCGAAGGGCTCGGCATCCGGATGCGGGACGTCGCCCGGGACCTGGAGGTGGCGGAGCTGTCCCGCCTCCGTCAGGCCTGGCCGTTCACGTCCTGA
- a CDS encoding 3-deoxy-7-phosphoheptulonate synthase translates to MQEIAVWKSLAAGQQPQWPDRAALRKVREELSDAPALVNGADVRALRALLAEAAAGAVQVVQSGDCAEDPAEATPGHVARKAALLDILAGVMKTRSHKPVLRVGRLAGQFGKPRSSDTEMVGGLELPSYRGHMVNSPEPDPVLRRPDPQRLLLGYRAAADVMELLGRSGERRPSAAEAPVWTSHEALLLDYEGPLVRTEPDGSLLLTSTHWPWIGERTRELDGAHVAFFASLANPIATKVGPKTTPEQLLALCERLDPDRDPGRLTLISRMGAGTAAERLPALVRAVRDAGFPVLWMCDPMHGNTVSAPGGYKTRYIETVVREVEEFQNAVCDNGGVAAGLHLETTPDAVRECVADASRVGELGEKYTSFCDPRLNPEQAIQVASAWRV, encoded by the coding sequence GTGCAAGAGATTGCAGTCTGGAAATCGCTAGCCGCAGGACAACAGCCGCAGTGGCCTGATCGGGCCGCCCTGCGCAAGGTCCGCGAAGAACTGTCGGACGCCCCCGCCCTGGTGAACGGCGCGGACGTACGAGCCCTGCGCGCCCTGCTCGCCGAAGCCGCCGCCGGCGCCGTCCAGGTCGTCCAGAGCGGGGACTGCGCCGAGGACCCGGCCGAGGCCACACCCGGGCACGTGGCACGCAAGGCGGCACTGCTGGACATCCTCGCCGGCGTCATGAAGACCCGCTCGCACAAGCCCGTGCTGCGCGTGGGCCGCCTCGCCGGCCAGTTCGGCAAGCCGCGCTCCAGCGACACCGAGATGGTGGGTGGTCTCGAACTGCCCTCGTACCGCGGCCACATGGTCAACAGCCCCGAACCGGACCCGGTCCTGCGCCGCCCCGACCCCCAGCGGCTGCTCCTGGGCTACCGGGCGGCCGCCGACGTCATGGAGCTGCTCGGCCGAAGCGGCGAGCGACGCCCCAGCGCGGCCGAGGCCCCGGTGTGGACCAGCCACGAGGCCCTGCTGCTCGACTACGAGGGCCCCCTGGTCCGCACCGAGCCCGACGGCTCGCTCCTGCTGACCTCGACGCACTGGCCGTGGATCGGCGAGCGCACCCGCGAGCTCGACGGCGCGCACGTCGCGTTCTTCGCCTCGCTCGCCAACCCGATCGCCACGAAGGTCGGCCCGAAGACCACCCCCGAGCAACTGCTCGCGCTGTGCGAACGGCTCGACCCGGACCGGGACCCCGGCCGCCTCACCCTCATCTCCCGGATGGGCGCCGGGACGGCCGCCGAACGCCTGCCCGCCCTGGTGCGCGCCGTACGGGACGCCGGATTCCCGGTCCTGTGGATGTGCGACCCGATGCACGGCAACACGGTGAGCGCACCCGGCGGTTACAAGACCCGCTACATCGAGACCGTCGTCCGCGAGGTCGAGGAGTTCCAGAACGCGGTCTGCGACAACGGCGGCGTGGCGGCCGGACTGCACCTGGAGACGACCCCGGACGCCGTCCGCGAATGCGTCGCGGACGCCTCCCGGGTCGGGGAGCTGGGAGAGAAGTACACCAGCTTCTGCGACCCCCGGCTCAACCCCGAGCAGGCGATCCAGGTCGCCTCCGCCTGGCGCGTCTGA
- a CDS encoding 2,3-dihydro-2,3-dihydroxybenzoate dehydrogenase yields MEGKTALVTGAAGGIGEAVVRALASKGVRVAAVDRDAERLRVSVKAAAEAGHEVTAFPADVTVSSDVDAVVAEVESVLGPLDFLVNAAGVLRLGQARALTDEEWATTFAVNTTGVFFMSRAVVNHMVPRRSGAIVTVASNAAGTARAEMSAYAASKAAATMFTKCLGLEVAGFNIRANLVAPGSTDTPMLTSMWQDNAGAQASIEGSPEKYRVGIPLGKLAQPQDVADAVCFLLSDQASHITMHDLTVDGGAALGV; encoded by the coding sequence ATGGAAGGAAAGACCGCTCTGGTCACCGGTGCGGCCGGCGGCATCGGAGAGGCCGTCGTCCGGGCGCTGGCCTCCAAGGGCGTACGGGTCGCGGCCGTCGACCGTGACGCCGAGCGGCTGCGCGTGTCGGTGAAGGCCGCGGCCGAGGCGGGGCACGAGGTCACGGCCTTCCCCGCCGACGTCACCGTCAGCTCCGACGTCGACGCGGTGGTGGCCGAGGTCGAATCGGTCCTGGGACCGCTCGACTTCCTCGTCAACGCCGCCGGCGTGCTGCGCCTGGGTCAGGCGCGCGCCCTGACGGACGAGGAGTGGGCCACCACCTTCGCCGTCAACACCACCGGCGTCTTCTTCATGTCCCGCGCCGTCGTGAACCACATGGTGCCGCGTCGCAGCGGCGCCATCGTCACCGTGGCCTCCAACGCGGCGGGCACCGCCCGCGCGGAGATGTCCGCGTACGCCGCCTCCAAGGCGGCCGCGACCATGTTCACCAAGTGCCTCGGCCTGGAGGTGGCCGGGTTCAACATCCGCGCCAACCTCGTCGCGCCGGGCTCCACGGACACCCCGATGCTGACGTCGATGTGGCAGGACAACGCCGGCGCGCAGGCCTCGATCGAGGGCTCGCCCGAGAAGTACCGGGTCGGAATCCCGCTGGGCAAGCTGGCCCAGCCGCAGGACGTCGCCGACGCCGTCTGCTTCCTGCTCTCCGACCAGGCGTCCCACATCACCATGCACGACCTGACGGTGGACGGGGGTGCGGCGCTCGGTGTCTAG
- a CDS encoding isochorismatase family protein, translated as MPDAGDLPTGPARWTVDPARAVLLLHDMQKFFLAPFPAGEQPVTDLVANSTRLRDRCAALGIPVAYTAQPGGMTPSQRGLLKDFWGPGMRPSPEHRQVVEPLTPADGDWVFTKWRYSAFHRTDLLERMSSAGRDQLIICGVYAHVGVLMTAVDAFSHDIRPFLVGDAVADFSVNDQRMALEYAAARCATVVATKGLLADLDEPAADTRGREER; from the coding sequence ATGCCGGACGCGGGTGACCTGCCCACCGGCCCGGCGCGGTGGACGGTGGACCCGGCCCGGGCGGTCCTGCTCCTCCACGACATGCAGAAGTTCTTCCTGGCCCCCTTCCCGGCGGGCGAACAACCCGTCACCGACCTCGTGGCCAACTCCACGCGGCTGCGGGACCGCTGCGCGGCCCTCGGCATCCCCGTGGCGTACACCGCGCAGCCCGGCGGCATGACGCCGAGCCAGCGGGGCCTGCTGAAGGACTTCTGGGGCCCGGGCATGCGGCCGAGCCCGGAGCACCGGCAGGTCGTGGAGCCCCTGACGCCGGCCGACGGCGACTGGGTGTTCACCAAGTGGCGCTACAGCGCCTTCCACCGCACCGACCTGCTGGAGCGGATGAGTTCCGCCGGGCGCGACCAGCTGATCATCTGCGGCGTGTACGCGCACGTCGGGGTGCTGATGACGGCCGTCGACGCCTTCAGCCACGACATCCGGCCCTTCCTGGTCGGCGACGCGGTCGCCGACTTCAGCGTGAACGACCAGCGGATGGCCCTGGAGTACGCGGCCGCCCGGTGCGCCACCGTCGTCGCCACCAAGGGACTCCTCGCCGACCTCGACGAGCCCGCCGCGGACACCAGGGGACGGGAGGAGCGATGA
- a CDS encoding anthranilate synthase family protein, whose translation MSEDLLGRVLGDRPPAFLLVHRPETAGPDHAELFLGDMTEVADLAGVALADLATDGAARQDTLVLIPYRQLAERGYEAPDDGTPLLAMTIAERCEPPLTELLTRIPDAPVHLAEGGAFDTDDEAYAAIVRQVVTDEIGTGEGANFVIKRTFVADITDYGVGSALRFFRRLLEREKGAYWTFVVHTGDRTLVGASPERHVSVADGRAVMNPISGTYRYPASGPTLSGVLDFLADAKESDELYMVVDEELKMMARVCETGGRVTGPHLKEMARLAHTEYFIEGRTSLDPREILHRTLFAPTVTGSPLESAGKVVARYEPQGRGYYSGVLALIGQDGRGTRTLDSAILIRTADIDAGGRMRIGVGATLVRHSDPLSEVAETRAKAAGLLAVLGDADPARFGDHPEVRRALARRNENISGFWLADEGARRRAVSALAGRKVLVVDAEDTFTAMIEHQLRAFEVEVTVRRFDEPYTFDPYDLVVMGPGPGDPQEADHPKIAHLRGAVGTLLTEGRPFLAVCLSHQVLSRRLGLDLVRREHPNQGVQRRIDLFGRAERVGFYNTFAAHSSGDKGESDFGVFEISRDPENGEVHALRGPGFRSLQFHPESVLTEDGPRIVGEALAGLLGEGTP comes from the coding sequence ATGAGCGAGGACCTGTTGGGCCGGGTACTGGGGGACCGGCCCCCCGCCTTCCTGCTCGTGCACCGACCCGAAACGGCCGGCCCCGACCACGCCGAGCTGTTCCTCGGCGACATGACCGAGGTCGCGGACCTCGCCGGCGTGGCGCTCGCGGACCTCGCGACCGACGGCGCCGCGCGCCAGGACACCCTCGTCCTGATCCCGTACCGGCAGCTCGCCGAGCGCGGCTACGAGGCGCCCGACGACGGTACGCCGCTGCTCGCGATGACCATCGCCGAACGGTGCGAGCCACCGCTGACCGAGCTGCTGACCCGCATCCCCGACGCCCCCGTGCACCTCGCGGAAGGGGGCGCCTTCGACACCGACGACGAGGCCTACGCGGCCATCGTCCGCCAGGTCGTCACGGACGAGATCGGCACCGGCGAGGGCGCGAACTTCGTCATCAAGCGCACCTTCGTCGCCGACATCACGGACTACGGCGTCGGCTCCGCGCTGCGCTTCTTCCGCCGCCTGCTGGAGCGGGAGAAGGGCGCCTACTGGACGTTCGTCGTGCACACCGGCGACCGGACGTTGGTCGGGGCCTCGCCCGAGCGGCACGTGAGCGTCGCCGACGGCCGGGCCGTCATGAACCCGATCAGCGGCACCTACCGCTATCCCGCCTCGGGCCCGACCCTCTCGGGGGTCCTGGACTTCCTCGCCGACGCCAAGGAGTCCGACGAGCTGTACATGGTCGTCGACGAGGAACTCAAGATGATGGCCCGGGTGTGCGAGACGGGCGGCCGGGTCACCGGCCCCCACCTCAAGGAGATGGCCCGGCTCGCGCACACCGAGTACTTCATCGAGGGCCGTACCTCCCTCGACCCGCGCGAGATCCTCCACCGGACGCTCTTCGCACCGACCGTCACCGGCTCGCCGCTGGAGAGCGCCGGCAAGGTCGTGGCCCGCTACGAACCCCAGGGCCGCGGCTACTACAGCGGCGTACTCGCCCTCATCGGACAGGACGGACGGGGCACGCGCACCCTGGACTCGGCGATCCTCATCCGCACCGCCGACATCGACGCCGGCGGCCGCATGCGGATCGGCGTGGGAGCCACCCTCGTACGTCACTCCGACCCGCTCTCCGAGGTCGCCGAGACCCGCGCCAAGGCCGCCGGCCTGCTGGCCGTCCTCGGCGACGCCGATCCCGCCCGGTTCGGCGACCACCCGGAGGTACGCCGGGCCCTGGCCCGGCGCAACGAGAACATCTCCGGATTCTGGCTGGCGGACGAGGGCGCCCGGCGGCGGGCGGTGTCCGCGCTGGCGGGCCGCAAGGTGCTGGTGGTCGACGCCGAGGACACCTTCACGGCGATGATCGAACACCAACTCCGCGCCTTCGAGGTCGAGGTGACGGTACGCCGGTTCGACGAGCCGTACACCTTCGACCCGTACGACCTCGTCGTCATGGGGCCCGGCCCCGGAGACCCGCAGGAAGCCGACCACCCCAAGATCGCGCACCTGCGCGGGGCCGTCGGGACCCTGCTGACCGAGGGGCGGCCCTTCCTCGCCGTCTGCCTCAGCCACCAGGTGCTCAGCAGGAGGCTCGGCCTCGACCTGGTCCGCCGCGAACACCCCAACCAAGGCGTGCAACGCCGCATCGACCTGTTCGGGCGGGCCGAGCGGGTGGGCTTCTACAACACCTTCGCCGCACACAGCTCGGGCGACAAGGGCGAGAGCGACTTCGGGGTGTTCGAGATCAGCCGGGACCCGGAGAACGGCGAGGTCCACGCCCTGCGCGGGCCGGGCTTCCGCTCCCTGCAGTTCCACCCGGAATCGGTGCTGACCGAGGACGGGCCGCGGATCGTCGGCGAGGCACTCGCCGGCCTGCTCGGGGAGGGGACACCGTGA
- the tkt gene encoding transketolase, which produces MSTPPQSETGRFEWSELDRRTVDVARALAVDAVEAAGHGHPGTAMSLAPAAYLLFQRLLRHDPADPRWAGRDRFVLSCGHSSLTLYNQLYLSGYGLELDDIKALRTADSLTPAHPEYGHTPGVETTTGPLGQGLANGVGMAMAARRERGLFDPDAAPGTSPFDHTVWVFASDGDLEEGISHEASSLAGHQKLGNLVVLHDDNHISIEDDTQIAQSEDIAARYRAYGWHVQQVDWTATGSYVEDVEALHTALAAARAETDRPSLVALRTVIGWPSPGKQNTGKIHGAALGAAEAAATKAALGLDPELSFQVPADVLAHARRVGERARVARAEWDKRERDWRAAHPGRAAEFDRLSARELPPGWEESLPVFAPGTSVATRKASGEVLSALAGVLPELWGGSADLAESNNTTMAGEPSFIPEELSTEAFTGHRYGRTLHFGIREHAMGAILNGIALHGGTRPYGGTFLVFSDYMRPAVRLAAMMKLPVTYVWTHDSIGLGEDGPTHQPVEHLWALRLIPGLDVVRPADANETAAVWAALLRRTDRPAGLCLSRQNLPVLDRSPESDIASAAGAARGGYVLAEATGGEPEVLLLATGSEVHIALDARRILQRDGIPTRVVSLPCLEWFAEQSQEYRDRVLPPRTRARVSVEAGSVLGWYALVGEAGHTVGLDHFGASASGAALYERYGLTAERVAAAARVSAARAAGRS; this is translated from the coding sequence GTGAGTACCCCACCGCAGAGCGAGACCGGACGCTTTGAATGGAGTGAGCTGGACCGCCGGACCGTGGACGTGGCGCGCGCACTGGCCGTCGACGCCGTCGAGGCCGCCGGGCACGGCCACCCGGGCACCGCGATGAGCCTCGCCCCGGCCGCGTACCTGCTCTTCCAGCGGCTGCTGCGGCACGACCCCGCCGACCCGCGGTGGGCCGGGCGCGACCGGTTCGTCCTGTCCTGCGGCCACTCCAGCCTGACCCTCTACAACCAGCTCTACCTCAGCGGATACGGCCTCGAACTCGACGACATCAAGGCCCTGCGCACCGCCGACAGCCTGACCCCCGCGCACCCCGAGTACGGGCACACCCCCGGCGTGGAGACCACGACCGGGCCGCTCGGCCAAGGGCTCGCCAACGGCGTCGGCATGGCCATGGCCGCCCGCCGCGAGCGCGGCCTGTTCGACCCCGACGCCGCCCCGGGGACAAGCCCCTTCGACCACACCGTGTGGGTCTTCGCCTCCGACGGCGACCTGGAGGAGGGCATCAGCCACGAGGCCAGCTCGCTGGCCGGCCACCAGAAGCTCGGCAACCTCGTCGTCCTCCACGACGACAACCACATCTCCATCGAGGACGACACACAGATCGCCCAGTCCGAGGACATCGCCGCCCGCTACCGGGCGTACGGCTGGCACGTGCAGCAGGTCGACTGGACCGCGACCGGCTCCTACGTGGAGGACGTCGAGGCCCTGCACACCGCCCTGGCCGCCGCCCGCGCCGAGACCGACCGACCCTCGCTCGTCGCCCTGCGCACCGTCATCGGCTGGCCCTCACCGGGCAAGCAGAACACCGGCAAGATCCACGGAGCGGCGCTCGGCGCCGCCGAGGCGGCCGCCACCAAGGCCGCGCTCGGCCTGGACCCGGAGCTGAGCTTCCAGGTCCCGGCCGACGTGCTCGCGCACGCCCGCCGGGTCGGCGAGCGCGCCCGCGTCGCCCGCGCCGAGTGGGACAAGCGGGAGCGGGACTGGCGCGCCGCCCACCCCGGGCGCGCCGCCGAGTTCGACCGCCTGTCCGCACGCGAACTCCCGCCCGGCTGGGAGGAGTCGCTGCCCGTCTTCGCCCCCGGCACCTCCGTCGCCACCCGCAAGGCCTCGGGCGAGGTCCTCTCCGCCCTGGCCGGGGTGCTGCCCGAGCTGTGGGGCGGCTCCGCCGACCTGGCGGAGAGCAACAACACCACGATGGCGGGCGAGCCCTCCTTCATCCCCGAAGAGCTGTCCACCGAGGCCTTCACCGGCCACCGCTACGGCCGCACCCTGCACTTCGGCATCCGCGAGCACGCCATGGGCGCGATCCTCAACGGCATCGCCCTGCACGGCGGCACCCGCCCCTACGGCGGCACCTTCCTGGTCTTCTCCGACTACATGCGCCCCGCCGTACGGCTCGCCGCCATGATGAAGCTGCCCGTCACCTACGTCTGGACGCACGACTCGATCGGCCTCGGCGAGGACGGCCCCACCCACCAGCCCGTGGAACACCTCTGGGCCCTGCGCCTGATCCCCGGGCTGGACGTCGTACGCCCGGCCGACGCCAACGAGACCGCGGCGGTCTGGGCGGCGCTGCTGCGGCGCACCGACCGGCCCGCCGGCCTGTGCCTGTCCCGGCAGAACCTGCCCGTCCTGGACCGCTCCCCGGAGTCGGACATCGCGTCCGCGGCCGGCGCCGCCCGCGGTGGCTACGTCCTCGCGGAGGCCACCGGCGGCGAGCCCGAGGTCCTGCTGCTGGCCACCGGCAGCGAGGTGCACATCGCCCTCGACGCCCGCCGCATCCTGCAGCGCGACGGCATCCCCACCCGCGTGGTGTCCCTGCCCTGCCTGGAGTGGTTCGCCGAGCAGAGCCAGGAGTACCGCGACCGGGTGCTGCCGCCGCGGACGCGGGCCCGGGTGTCGGTGGAGGCCGGATCGGTCCTCGGCTGGTACGCCCTCGTCGGCGAAGCCGGCCACACGGTCGGACTCGACCACTTCGGCGCCTCGGCCTCCGGCGCCGCCCTCTACGAGCGCTACGGACTGACCGCCGAGCGGGTTGCGGCCGCCGCCCGCGTGAGCGCGGCCCGGGCCGCCGGGCGCTCATGA
- the aroA gene encoding 3-phosphoshikimate 1-carboxyvinyltransferase has product MNRLTTPLIARIPGSKSITNRALLLAAASTGDTRLSAPLISEDTLAFRTALTDLGIRITDADTGWDVRGGGRGPTVGATTAVACADAGTAARFLPPFAATGRGEFVFDGSDQLRARPLRPLVDALGALGARVSCGPAAALPLTVTADGLDGGDLALDSSFSSQYLTGLLMAAPLMRRPLTVRAKALVSRPYIDMTLALMRHFGATAEDHGDGTITVRPGGYRAADLTVEPDASTASYVLAAAAVTGRSVTVPGLGGTSLQGDLGFAHVLRRTGAHVAVTDTATTVTGRPDGALTGGFAVDMGDISDTFMTLAAIAPLADAPITIHGIAHARFKESDRIEAVARNLGALGIRTEQGPDRITVHPGATGPAEIACHRDHRIAMAFSVLGLRAGGITLDDPSCVGKTFPGFHAELRRLFPDHTTPQGI; this is encoded by the coding sequence ATGAACCGGCTCACCACCCCGCTGATCGCCCGCATCCCGGGATCCAAGAGCATCACCAACCGGGCCCTGCTGCTGGCCGCCGCCTCCACCGGGGACACCCGGCTGAGCGCGCCGCTCATCAGCGAGGACACCCTCGCCTTCCGCACCGCGCTGACCGACCTCGGCATCCGGATCACCGACGCCGACACGGGCTGGGACGTCCGGGGCGGCGGCCGCGGCCCCACCGTCGGCGCCACCACCGCGGTGGCGTGCGCCGACGCGGGCACCGCCGCACGCTTCCTGCCGCCCTTCGCGGCCACCGGTCGGGGCGAGTTCGTCTTCGACGGCAGCGACCAACTACGGGCCCGCCCGCTGCGCCCGCTGGTCGACGCCCTCGGCGCGCTCGGCGCCCGGGTGTCCTGCGGCCCGGCCGCCGCACTGCCCCTGACGGTCACCGCGGACGGCCTGGACGGCGGCGACCTCGCCCTCGACTCCTCCTTCAGCAGCCAGTACCTCACCGGGCTGCTGATGGCGGCCCCGCTGATGCGCCGACCCCTGACCGTACGGGCGAAGGCCCTGGTCAGTCGCCCGTACATCGATATGACCCTGGCGCTCATGCGTCACTTCGGCGCCACCGCCGAGGACCACGGGGACGGCACGATCACCGTGCGACCCGGCGGCTACCGCGCGGCCGACCTGACCGTCGAACCGGACGCCTCCACCGCCTCGTACGTCCTCGCGGCCGCGGCCGTGACCGGGCGCAGCGTGACGGTACCGGGCCTGGGCGGCACCAGCCTCCAAGGAGACCTCGGCTTCGCCCACGTGCTGCGGCGCACCGGCGCGCACGTGGCGGTCACCGACACGGCAACCACGGTCACCGGCCGCCCGGACGGGGCCCTGACCGGGGGTTTCGCCGTCGACATGGGCGACATCTCGGACACCTTCATGACGCTGGCGGCCATCGCGCCCCTCGCCGACGCCCCGATCACCATCCACGGCATCGCGCACGCCCGGTTCAAGGAGTCCGACCGGATCGAGGCCGTCGCCCGCAACCTGGGCGCCCTCGGGATCCGTACCGAGCAGGGCCCGGACCGGATCACCGTCCACCCCGGCGCCACCGGGCCCGCCGAGATCGCCTGCCACCGCGACCACCGGATCGCCATGGCCTTCTCCGTACTGGGGCTGCGCGCGGGCGGCATCACCCTCGACGACCCGTCCTGCGTCGGCAAGACCTTCCCCGGGTTCCACGCCGAACTGCGCCGGCTCTTCCCCGACCACACGACACCCCAAGGAATCTGA
- a CDS encoding 3-hydroxybenzoate 6-monooxygenase, whose product MANILIAGGGIGGLAAALGIAGRGHRVTVLERRDSFTELGAGIQLGPNAFHALDLLGVGSPVRARAVYIDELRFMDGTTGERVASMPLTGDYRTRFGNPYAVVQRSDLYEPLLESCRAHPLIELRGNSQVVSYERGSQGSAEVTAVLATGERLTGAALIGADGIRSAVRRQMIGDGDPRVSGHTIYRSVIPMDQVAEELRWNTVTLWAGPKWHFVHYPIGGGAYLNLAATRDDDAQEVVVGRPAEREHVLNEFPELGETARRLLELGRDWKSWVLCDRDPVDVWTDGRVALLGDAAHPMLQYAAQGACQALEDAVVVAQLLDDCSEDDIVQRLEKYGATRRERTAEIQLVAREMGRRLYHPAGPDAVARNAMLSGLSAEDMHDKVAWLHGERLA is encoded by the coding sequence ATGGCGAACATACTCATCGCCGGCGGCGGCATCGGCGGACTCGCCGCGGCACTCGGCATCGCCGGCCGCGGGCACCGGGTGACCGTCCTGGAGCGCCGGGACTCCTTCACCGAACTCGGCGCCGGCATCCAGCTCGGACCCAACGCCTTCCACGCGCTCGACCTGCTCGGCGTGGGCTCCCCGGTCCGCGCCCGGGCCGTCTACATCGACGAACTGCGGTTCATGGACGGCACCACCGGCGAGCGGGTCGCCTCCATGCCGCTGACCGGCGACTACCGCACCCGCTTCGGCAACCCGTACGCCGTCGTGCAGCGCTCCGACCTGTACGAGCCGCTGCTGGAGAGCTGCCGCGCCCACCCGCTGATCGAACTGCGCGGCAACAGCCAGGTCGTCTCCTACGAGCGGGGCTCCCAGGGCTCGGCCGAGGTGACCGCCGTCCTCGCCACCGGCGAGCGGCTCACCGGCGCCGCCCTGATCGGCGCCGACGGCATCCGCTCCGCGGTACGCCGCCAGATGATCGGCGACGGGGACCCGCGGGTCTCCGGGCACACCATCTACCGCTCGGTGATCCCCATGGACCAGGTCGCCGAGGAGCTGCGGTGGAACACCGTCACCCTGTGGGCCGGCCCCAAGTGGCACTTCGTCCACTACCCGATCGGCGGCGGCGCCTACCTGAACCTGGCCGCGACCCGCGACGACGACGCGCAGGAGGTCGTCGTCGGCAGGCCGGCCGAACGCGAGCACGTCCTGAACGAGTTCCCCGAGCTCGGCGAGACCGCGCGCCGCCTCCTCGAACTCGGCCGGGACTGGAAGTCCTGGGTGCTGTGCGACCGCGACCCCGTCGACGTGTGGACGGACGGGCGGGTGGCGCTCCTCGGCGACGCCGCGCACCCGATGCTCCAGTACGCGGCCCAGGGCGCCTGCCAGGCGCTGGAGGACGCGGTGGTCGTCGCGCAGCTGCTGGACGACTGCTCCGAGGACGACATCGTCCAGCGTCTGGAGAAGTACGGCGCGACGCGCCGCGAGCGTACGGCCGAGATCCAGCTGGTGGCCCGGGAGATGGGCCGTCGGCTCTACCACCCGGCCGGCCCGGACGCCGTCGCGCGCAACGCCATGCTGTCGGGCCTGTCCGCCGAGGACATGCACGACAAGGTCGCCTGGCTGCACGGTGAGCGGCTCGCGTGA
- the wrbA gene encoding NAD(P)H:quinone oxidoreductase, with amino-acid sequence MTNVAVIYYSSTGNVHTMAKAAAESAAKAGAAEVRLLKVAELAPAAVVESNPAWAAHAADTADVPEATLADLEWADVVLFGTPTRYGLPAAQLKQFIDTTGGLWFQGKLVNKVVSSFTSTSTAHGGQESTLLALNNTFYHWGSIIVAPGFADPVQFDPANGNPYGASSVSGNNPNNVAEVNLASVEFQARRAVEIAAALKRGLATV; translated from the coding sequence ATGACCAATGTCGCCGTCATCTACTATTCCTCGACCGGCAACGTCCACACGATGGCGAAGGCCGCCGCCGAGTCCGCCGCGAAGGCCGGCGCCGCGGAGGTCCGCCTGCTGAAGGTCGCCGAACTCGCGCCCGCCGCGGTCGTCGAGAGCAACCCGGCGTGGGCCGCGCACGCCGCCGACACGGCGGACGTCCCCGAGGCGACCCTCGCCGACCTGGAATGGGCCGACGTCGTCCTCTTCGGCACCCCGACCCGTTACGGCCTGCCCGCGGCGCAGCTGAAGCAGTTCATCGACACCACCGGCGGCCTGTGGTTCCAGGGCAAGCTCGTGAACAAGGTCGTCTCCTCCTTCACCTCCACCTCGACCGCCCACGGCGGCCAGGAGAGCACGCTGTTGGCGCTGAACAACACCTTCTACCACTGGGGTTCGATCATCGTCGCGCCCGGTTTCGCCGACCCGGTGCAGTTCGACCCGGCCAACGGCAACCCGTACGGGGCGAGCAGCGTTTCGGGCAACAACCCGAACAACGTGGCCGAGGTGAACCTCGCCTCCGTCGAGTTCCAGGCCCGCCGGGCCGTCGAGATCGCCGCCGCGCTGAAGCGCGGTCTCGCGACCGTCTGA